The genomic stretch CCCGCGAGGTGGGCATCGAAGGAAAGCTGGGCGGTCAGGCCCGTGTGCCCGGTACGGCGGGCATCTGGCGTGACCTCACGGACAACGTGAACCAGCTGGCTGCCAACCTCACCACGCAGGTGCGCGCCATCGCCGAGGTGGCCACCGCCGTGACGAAGGGTGACCTCACGCGGTTCATCACCGTGTCCGCGCAGGGCGAAGTGGCCGCCCTGAAGGACAACATCAACGAGATGATCCGCAACCTGAAGGACACCACGCGGAAGAACACGGAGCAGGACTGGCTCAAGACGAACCTGGCCAAGTTCACCCGCGTCCTCCAGGGGCAGCGGGATTTGCTCACGGTGTCCAAGGTCATCCTGTCGGAGCTGGCGCCGCTGGTGGATGCCCAGCACGGCGTCTTCTACATCTCCGAGCGCGCGGACGGCGGCGACCAGATGCTCAAGCTGCTGGCGTCCTACGCGTACCGTCAGCGCAAGGGGCTGGCCAACACCTTCAAGTACGGCGAGGGCCTGGTGGGCCAGTGCGCCCTGGAGAAGGAGCCCATCCTCCTGTCGGATGTGCCGGACAGCTACATCCGCATCGCGTCCGGATTGGGCGAGGAGGTGCCACGCAACATCGTGGTGCTGCCGGTGCTCTTCGAAGGGGAAGTCAAAGCCGTCATCGAGCTGGCCTCCTTTCACACCTTCAGCGAGGTCCACATGGGCTTCCTGGAGCAGCTCACGGAGTCCATCGGCATCGTGCTCAACACGATTGCCGCCAACATGCGCACCGAGGCGCTGCTGAAGCAGTCGCAGGCGCTGACGGACGAGCTCCGCAAGCAGCAGGAGGAGCTGACGGAGACGAACAAGCGCCTGGAGCAGCAGGCCACCTCGCTCCAGCAGTCGGAGGAGCTGCTCAAGCGGCAGCAGGAGGAGCTGCGCAGCACCAACGAGGAGCTCCAGGAGAAGGCGAAGCTGCTCTCCGAGCAGAAGACGGAGGTGGAGCGGAAGAATGGCGAGGTGGAGCAGGCCAAGCTCGCCCTGGAGGAGAAGGCCGAACAGCTCAGTCTCACGTCCAAGTACAAGTCCGAGTTCCTCGCCAACATGAGCCACGAGCTGCGCACGCCGCTCAACTCACTGCTCATCCTCAGCCAGACGCTCAGCGACAACGTGGACGGCAACCTCACGTCGCGGCAGGTGGAGTTCGCCAAGACGATTCACGCGTCTGGCGCGGACCTGCTGGAGCTCATCAACGACATCCTCGACCTGTCGAAGATCGAATCCGGCACCATGGCCGTGGACGTGGGGCCGCTGCGCTTCGGCGACCTGCGCGAGTTCGTGGACCGCACCTTCCGGCAGGTGGCGGACAAGAAGGGGCTGGAGTTCCGCATCCGCCTGGCGGACTCGCTGCCCGGCGAGTTGGAGACGGATGCCAAGCGGCTGCAGCAGGTGCTCAAGAACCTGCTGTCCAACGCGTTCAAGTTCACCGAGTCCGGCTCGGTGTCGCTGCAGATGGGCCTGGCGAAGGACGGCTGGTCTCCGGACCACGCCATGCTGTCCTCCGCGCCCTCGGTGGTGGCGTTCACCGTGGTGGACACGGGCATCGGCATCCCGAAGGACAAGCACCAAATCATCTTCGAGGCCTTCCAGCAGGCGGACGGCTCCACCGCCCGCAAGTACGGCGGCACCGGCCTGGGCTTGTCCATCAGCCGCGAAATCGCGCGGTTGCTCGGCGGCGAAATCCGGCTGGAGAGCGACGTGGGCAAGGGCAGCGCCTTCACGCTCTACCTGCCGCTGGCCTTCATGGCGGAGCGCCCGCCGCAGGAGCCTTCGCGCTGGGACTACCATCCGCTGGCCACCACGGTGCTCCCCGCGCCCATCGCGGAGCCGGCCATCGAGTCGTCGGTGTCTTCGCTGAGCCGGATGGACATCGATGATGACCGGGGCTCCATCCAGCCCGGAGACAAGGTGCTGCTGGCCGTGACGCACCTGGCGGACCATGCCGCGCGCCTTCGTGCCGCGGCGCAGGGCACGGGCTTCAAGGTGCTGGTGTCCACCGAGGTGGAGGGCGCGCTGGACGCCGTCCGCAACATGCGGCCAGCGGCCGTGGCGGTGGACCTGGACCTGCCGGAGATGGCGGGCTGGGTGGTGCTGGACCGGCTGAAGCACGACGCGGCCACCCGGGCGCTGCCGGTGTACACGGTGTCGGAGGAGGACCACCGCGAGCGCTCGCTCAACCTGGGGGCCATTGGCCACCTGCGCGCGGCGGCGGACCCGGAGGCGGCGGTGGCCGCGCTGGAGTCCCTCAAGCGCTTCGTGGAGCGCAAGGGCCGCGGGCTGCTCGTGGTGGAGGACGACCCCGTCCACCGCCAGACGCTGACGGAGCTCTTGGGCAGTGAAGACGTGCAGACGGTGGCGGTGGGCACCGCGGCGGAGGCCCTGACCGCGCTGGCCGAGCGCCGCTTCGACTGCATGGTGTTGGACCTGGGCCTGCCGGACATGCCCGGCACGGAGCTCATCCGCCGCATCCATGAGGCGCATGGCGCGGGCGGGCCGCCGCTCATCGTCTACACGGGCCGCGAGCTGACGCGCGCCCAGGAGACGGAGCTGCGGCGGGTGGCCGAGGCCATCGTGGTGAAGGACGCGCAGAGCCCGGAGCGGCTGCTGGAGGAGACGAGCCTGTTCCTCCACCGTTCGCCCTCGGAGCTGACCGAGCCCAAGCGCCGCATGCTGGAGAAGGCGCGCGAGAAGGACCCCTTGCTGGTGAACCGCAAGGTGCTGGTGGTGGACGACGATGTGCGCAACATCTTCGCCCTCAACACCGTGCTGGAGCGCTACGGCATGAAGGTGGCTTTCGCGGAGAGCGCGCGCGAGGGCCTGGGCCAGCTGGAGAAGGACGCCGACATCGAGCTGGTGCTGATGGACGTGATGATGCCGGAGATGGACGGCTACCAGGCCATGCGCGCCATCCGCCGCATGGAGCGCTTCGTCCACCTTCCGATTCTGGCTCTCACCGCCAAGGCCATGAAGGGTGACCGGGAGAAGTGCCTGGAGGCGGGCGCGTCCGACTACATCACCAAGCCGGTGGACATCGAGAAGCTGCTCAGCCTGCTGCGCGTGTGGCTGCACGCGCCGCGGGGCATGCCGCCGCGCGGCCTGCGCACGGAGGTCTCCGGATGACGGGGCCCGGCGCGCGCGGCGCGGAGCTGGAGGCGCTGGAGGTGGACCTGCTGCTGGAGGGCGTGGCCCGGAAATGGGGCTTCGACCTGCGCAGCCGCTCCCGGCCGCAGCTCTTGCGGCGGCTGCGGCACCACCTCCGCGAGGAGCGGCTGGACAGCTTCTCCGCGCTCCAGGCCCGCGTGCTGCACGACGCCGAGGCGCTGGACGCGCTGCTGCGCACGCTGTCCTGTACGCCGCCCGCCCTGTTCGCGGAGGCCGCCTTCTTCCGCGACTTCCGCACCCGGGTGGTGCCCGTGCTTCGCACCTGGCCCTCCGTGCGGGTGTGGCACGCGGGCTGTGGCACCGGCGAGGACACGTACTCACTGGCCATCCTCCTCCAGGAGGAAGGGCTGTGGGGCAAGTGCCGGCTGTATGCGTCCGACGCGAGTGAAGGGCTGTTGGCGGACGCGCGCACCGGCGTGCTGCCGCTGCCCACGCAGGAGGACGCGCAGCGCTACCTGGAGACGGGCGGGAAGGGCGACCTCTCCGACTACTACACGCGCGACGGCAACTGGGCGCTGCTCCAGCCCCGGCTGCGCGACGGCATCTTCTTCACCCAGCACAACCTGGCCACGGATGGCTCGTTCAACGAGTTCCACGTCATCGTGTGCCGGGACACGCTGCTGACCTTCAACCGCGCACTGCACGACCACATCCACGGCCGTCTCTTCGAGAGCCTCGCCCGCTTCGGCTTCCTGTGCCTGGGGCGCAAGGAGTCGCTGGCGCGCACGCCGCACGCGGGGGCCTACGAGATGCTGGAGGACCGCGGTCGCATCTTCAGGAGGGTGGCATGAATCCCTTGGGCTTGCTGGTGGTGGGGGCGCCACGCTGCGCGGCGGCGGACGTGGAGTCGGTGCTGGCGCTGCTGCCTCCGCACCTGCCCGTGCCGGTGGTGTTGGCGCTACACCGGGGCCCACTGGATGCGCTGGCCGCGCCGCTGGGACGCCGCTGCGCGATGCCGGTGGTGGAGCCGGACGACAAGGACCCGCTGCTGCCCGGCGCCGTGTACCTGGCGCCCGCGGGCTACCACCTGTTGGTGGACCGGGGCTGCGTGTCCCTGTCCGTGGAGCCGCCCGAGCATGGGCAGCGGCCCGGCCTGGACGCGCTCTTCGAATCCGCGGCGGACAGCCATGGCCCCAGGGCCGCGGGGCTGCTCTTCGCGGGGCACGAGGATGGGGGGGCGGGCTTGCAGGTGCTCCAGGCGAGAGGCGCCCGGGTGGCCGTGGTGAGCGCGCTCCAGACGGGCGGAGAGGGTGAGGAGGGAGAGATGGAGCAATTGACGGTGGGTTCCGTGGGAGGGTGGCTCGCGCGGCTGGCCTATGTGCCGCGTTCCAAGGTGCTGCCTTGAGCGGCGCGCCCACGCGCGAGCGCCTGCCGGCGATTCCGGCGGAGCCCGTCTGCCTGCTGCTGGTGGATGACCAGCCGGAGAACCTGCTGGCGCTGGAGGCGACCCTGGCGCCCCTGGGGCAGCGGCTGGTCACCGCGAGCAGCGGCCGCGAGGCGCTGCGTCACCTGCTGACGCAGGACTTCGCCGTCATCCTCCTGGACGTCGTCATGCCGGACATGGACGGCTTCGAGACGGCCCAGCTCATCCGCGAGCGGGAGCGCAGCCGCGGCACGCCCCTCATCTTCCTCACCGGGCTGTCGCGGGGGCCACATCCGGAGCTGCGCGGCTATGCCATGGGCGCGGTGGACTACCTGCTCAAGCCCTTCGAGCCGGCCATCCTGCGCTCCAAGGTGAGCGTCTTCGTGGAGCTGTACCGAAAGACGGAGCTGGTGCGGCGGCAGGCGGAGGCGCTGCGCGATGCCCAGCAGCGCGAGCACGCGCGGGAGTTGTTGGAGGCGCAGCGGCGCGTGGAGGCCGAGCGGCTTCGTTCAGAAACCAACCGGAACCAGCAGCGCTGGCTGGAGGCGGTGATCGCCGCGCTCCCCATGCCGCTGGCGCTGGTGGAGCCGGGGAGCGGCCACACCCTGCTGGCCAACCGGGCGGCGCAGGGGCTGGCGGGGGGCTGTCTGGCCTACCGCGAGGCGCGCGCGCTGCATGCGGACGCACGCTTCCTCGGCGCGGATGGACGGCTGCTCGAGGACGACGCGCTGCCGCTGATGCGTGCCGCGCGCGGCGAGGTGTTCCAGGCGTCTCCCGTGGAGTGGGACGTGGGCGGCCAGCGCGGTTCGGTGCTCGCTTCCAGTGAGCGGCTGCCTCGCATGCACGGACGCCCGGAGACAATGGTGCTGGGCCTCTTGGATGTGACGGCGCTCCGAGCCGCCGCTCGCCACGACTGGCTCCCCCTGCCGCTGACGGAGCACATCGCTACACTGGAAGCACAGGGGGAGGACACAGGCCCGCTCACCCGGCTCATCGAGGTGCTGCGGAACCTGCCGGGCTTGAGCACCGCGAGCCCCGGACAGGAACGCGAGGAGGGCTCCGTGCCAGCGGAGGAGAGCAGCCAGGCGGGCAATCCTCCTCGGCCCGCGCGCTGAACATCGCCGGTCGAGAAATGGTTGACGCACAAAATAACATGGGCAAGGTGGACGTGTGAGTGACGCCGGAATCCCACAGCGGGTCCAGCGCTTCATCTCGACGCACATCGACTCCCTGGAGAAGTTGGAGGTGCTCCTCCTGCTTCGTGCGCGCGCGGACAGGGAGTGGACGGCATCGGCGGTGAGTCTGGAACTGCGCATTACAGATGCTTCCGCCACCTCCAGGCTGGAGGACCTGACGAACCGACGCATGTTGGTGAGTGATGGTGCCTCACCTCCGTCGTATCGCTACAGTCCTGAGTCGTCGGAGGATGTGCAGGCGGTGACGGAGCTGGCGGCGGTGTACGGCGCGAAGCGCGTCAGCGTCATCTCCTTCATCTTCTCGCGGCCGCTGGACAAGGTGCGAGGCTTTGCCGAGGCATTCATCCTGAAGAAGGACAAGGACGGCGATGGCTGAAGCAGTCTACATCCTGTGTGCGTTGACGAGCGTGGCGTGTGCGGTGCTGCTGCTCCGCGCCTACAAGCGCACGGGCATGCGGCTGCTTTTGTGGAGTGGGCTGTGCTTCGTGGGCATGGCGGTCAGCAACGTGCTCCTCTTCGTGGACCTGGTGCTGCTGCCCGCCACCATCGACCTGTACATGCCGCGCCTCATCGCCACGTTGTCCAGTGCCTCTGTCCTGCTCTATGGCCTCATCTGGGACGCGTCCTGAGGTGCCATGATGCTCAAGCCCATGCTCAACGGTGCGGTGGCGATGGCGTGGCTGGCGAGCGCGCTGTTCTTCCTGCGCTTCTGGGTCCAGTCGAAGGACCGGCTCTTCGCCTTCTTCGCGCTGGCCTTCACGATGCTGGCGGGCAACTCGGTGGTGGCGGCGCTGCTGGACGCGGATGACGAGCGGCGCCACTACATCTACGTGGCGCGGCTCTTCGCCTTCCTGCTCATCCTCTACGCCATCTGGGACAAGAACCGCGCGAACCGCCACGGCTCCGGGTAGGGCCGCGCCGTTGTCTGGCAGGTCATCTGGCTGACAGTTGTCTCGTACCTGCGTCGGAGCACCGTTGTCGCAGGTGGAGGGGCGTCATTA from Myxococcus xanthus encodes the following:
- a CDS encoding CheR family methyltransferase encodes the protein MTGPGARGAELEALEVDLLLEGVARKWGFDLRSRSRPQLLRRLRHHLREERLDSFSALQARVLHDAEALDALLRTLSCTPPALFAEAAFFRDFRTRVVPVLRTWPSVRVWHAGCGTGEDTYSLAILLQEEGLWGKCRLYASDASEGLLADARTGVLPLPTQEDAQRYLETGGKGDLSDYYTRDGNWALLQPRLRDGIFFTQHNLATDGSFNEFHVIVCRDTLLTFNRALHDHIHGRLFESLARFGFLCLGRKESLARTPHAGAYEMLEDRGRIFRRVA
- a CDS encoding chemotaxis protein CheB, translating into MNPLGLLVVGAPRCAAADVESVLALLPPHLPVPVVLALHRGPLDALAAPLGRRCAMPVVEPDDKDPLLPGAVYLAPAGYHLLVDRGCVSLSVEPPEHGQRPGLDALFESAADSHGPRAAGLLFAGHEDGGAGLQVLQARGARVAVVSALQTGGEGEEGEMEQLTVGSVGGWLARLAYVPRSKVLP
- a CDS encoding response regulator codes for the protein MSGAPTRERLPAIPAEPVCLLLVDDQPENLLALEATLAPLGQRLVTASSGREALRHLLTQDFAVILLDVVMPDMDGFETAQLIRERERSRGTPLIFLTGLSRGPHPELRGYAMGAVDYLLKPFEPAILRSKVSVFVELYRKTELVRRQAEALRDAQQREHARELLEAQRRVEAERLRSETNRNQQRWLEAVIAALPMPLALVEPGSGHTLLANRAAQGLAGGCLAYREARALHADARFLGADGRLLEDDALPLMRAARGEVFQASPVEWDVGGQRGSVLASSERLPRMHGRPETMVLGLLDVTALRAAARHDWLPLPLTEHIATLEAQGEDTGPLTRLIEVLRNLPGLSTASPGQEREEGSVPAEESSQAGNPPRPAR
- a CDS encoding DUF5985 family protein; translation: MAEAVYILCALTSVACAVLLLRAYKRTGMRLLLWSGLCFVGMAVSNVLLFVDLVLLPATIDLYMPRLIATLSSASVLLYGLIWDAS
- a CDS encoding DUF5985 family protein, with product MMLKPMLNGAVAMAWLASALFFLRFWVQSKDRLFAFFALAFTMLAGNSVVAALLDADDERRHYIYVARLFAFLLILYAIWDKNRANRHGSG